The proteins below come from a single Thermotoga sp. KOL6 genomic window:
- a CDS encoding HD-GYP domain-containing protein, translating into MWYLSRHRWFFVGAAILIFLGFVFVQLHYQKKIETYQLKVFRVIAQCSIDLVSSGYFQWTELKMAIEQNDKEFIEEAFKEIKSLDPYIKKIEILDQPPNFEEGYYHVESDGERIWVRFKIYDSMGEDMIPNKTALVEWDANRILNSIGASVRFKKGGKKTFWGLEYVSNKNDWFFVSFQGTIVGMILMMAFHVFFVNSVLKAHYETEGLERIVNIVGRKDHYTAIHSRNVSKIAVFLGEKMGLKRKDLKALEASGKLHDIGKIAVPEHILNKPGKLSNEEFEVIKRHPQIGADILREYPELSSIVSAVLYHHERIDGSGYPEGLKNDEIPLFARIIAVADVYDALTSDRPYRKSLKPEDAVNLMKEMPLDQKIVEILATHLSEIKNLKPST; encoded by the coding sequence TTGTGGTATCTCTCACGTCATAGATGGTTTTTTGTAGGAGCCGCCATTCTCATATTTCTCGGATTCGTGTTTGTTCAGCTACACTATCAAAAGAAGATAGAAACCTATCAACTGAAGGTTTTCCGAGTTATTGCTCAGTGTTCCATAGATTTGGTGTCCAGTGGGTATTTCCAATGGACAGAACTGAAGATGGCAATAGAGCAAAATGATAAAGAATTCATAGAGGAGGCTTTCAAAGAAATCAAATCTCTCGATCCTTACATAAAGAAGATAGAGATTCTGGATCAACCTCCGAATTTTGAGGAAGGATATTATCATGTAGAGTCGGACGGTGAGAGAATTTGGGTTCGTTTCAAGATCTACGATAGCATGGGAGAAGATATGATACCAAACAAAACGGCTTTGGTTGAATGGGATGCGAACCGAATTCTCAATTCGATAGGAGCAAGCGTGAGGTTTAAAAAAGGTGGGAAGAAAACCTTTTGGGGATTGGAGTATGTATCGAATAAAAACGACTGGTTTTTCGTTTCTTTCCAAGGAACCATCGTTGGAATGATTCTTATGATGGCTTTTCATGTGTTCTTTGTAAATTCTGTTCTGAAAGCACATTACGAAACAGAGGGTCTTGAAAGGATAGTGAACATTGTGGGGAGGAAAGATCATTACACAGCTATCCACTCCAGAAACGTATCAAAAATAGCTGTTTTCTTGGGAGAAAAGATGGGACTCAAAAGAAAAGACTTGAAGGCTCTAGAAGCATCTGGAAAACTCCACGACATCGGGAAAATAGCAGTACCTGAACACATTCTCAACAAACCCGGGAAGCTATCAAATGAAGAATTTGAAGTGATAAAAAGACATCCGCAAATAGGAGCGGATATCTTGAGGGAATACCCTGAGCTTTCTTCTATCGTGTCTGCTGTACTTTACCACCATGAAAGGATCGACGGTTCTGGTTATCCAGAAGGCTTGAAAAACGATGAAATACCTCTCTTTGCAAGGATTATAGCAGTTGCGGATGTGTATGATGCCCTCACCAGTGACAGACCGTACAGAAAAAGCTTGAAGCCAGAAGATGCTGTAAACCTCATGAAGGAAATGCCTTTAGATCAGAAAATTGTTGAAATTCTGGCAACTCACCTTTCTGAGATCAAAAATCTCAAACCCTCAACTTAA
- a CDS encoding DUF996 domain-containing protein — MNLSTAKIMAGVGLILGFFGAIPAVGWIFSLIGTIFFLMGIYNISQITGERRIFNFLLIPAILLLIASFVYGVFLAAALFVGGIFASGVALFGFLVIVVLGIVALVYKVKAYRLLAEVLKVPIFNIAASFYKWGAILMIVFGVGLILMFIGDILALIGFFSVPAREQA, encoded by the coding sequence ATGAATTTGTCGACAGCGAAGATCATGGCAGGGGTTGGATTGATACTGGGTTTCTTTGGAGCGATACCAGCTGTGGGATGGATCTTTTCGCTGATTGGAACGATTTTCTTTTTGATGGGCATCTACAACATTTCTCAGATCACCGGTGAAAGAAGAATTTTCAATTTTCTGTTGATACCCGCCATTTTGCTACTCATAGCTTCTTTTGTATACGGTGTATTTCTAGCAGCTGCCTTGTTTGTAGGAGGGATTTTTGCAAGTGGTGTGGCTCTTTTTGGATTTTTGGTCATTGTGGTTCTAGGTATAGTAGCTTTGGTGTACAAAGTGAAAGCGTACAGGTTGCTCGCCGAGGTTCTCAAAGTTCCTATTTTCAACATCGCTGCGTCTTTTTACAAATGGGGAGCCATTCTCATGATTGTTTTTGGAGTGGGGCTCATTTTGATGTTTATCGGTGATATACTCGCCTTGATAGGGTTTTTCTCCGTTCCTGCTCGTGAACAGGCATAA
- a CDS encoding YdcF family protein: protein MLQKIIGSFLIPPGILILFLVFGAFLLKRKKWFYLVLAVLLYLLSSYPGEFFLLRPLEKNLTFSTLPRNAVIVVLGGGVERGTRLGDSLKDSTLRRLMAGFQIHKETGFPVLLSGGGFSQIKPEAVVMKEYLLSLGVSEKDILVESRSKNTYENAIFTKEILGGDTPIILVTDSIHMRRALFTFKRFFKTVVPYPAGCYFGTPEFIDFFPNSTSFYLNSRAVYEWIGILWYNLKGR from the coding sequence TTGCTTCAAAAAATCATTGGAAGTTTTCTGATTCCTCCCGGAATCTTGATCTTGTTCCTTGTCTTCGGTGCTTTTTTGTTGAAGAGAAAAAAATGGTTCTATTTGGTTCTTGCTGTGCTTTTGTACCTTTTAAGTAGCTATCCCGGAGAATTTTTTCTTCTTCGACCTCTGGAAAAAAACCTGACGTTTTCAACATTGCCTAGAAACGCGGTAATCGTGGTTCTTGGTGGTGGAGTAGAGAGAGGGACGAGATTGGGAGATAGTTTGAAAGATTCTACTTTGAGAAGGCTCATGGCCGGTTTTCAAATTCATAAAGAGACTGGTTTTCCTGTCCTTCTCAGTGGTGGTGGTTTTTCACAAATTAAACCTGAAGCAGTGGTGATGAAAGAATATCTTCTTTCTCTCGGCGTTTCAGAAAAAGATATTTTAGTCGAGAGCAGATCAAAAAATACGTACGAGAATGCCATCTTCACGAAAGAGATATTGGGTGGCGACACGCCGATAATACTTGTAACCGATTCCATACACATGAGAAGGGCTCTTTTCACATTCAAAAGATTTTTCAAAACGGTTGTACCCTATCCAGCAGGTTGTTACTTCGGCACACCTGAATTTATCGATTTCTTTCCGAATTCAACCTCCTTCTATCTGAACTCGCGTGCCGTATACGAATGGATTGGAATTCTCTGGTACAATCTGAAGGGGAGGTGA
- a CDS encoding MBL fold metallo-hydrolase, protein MLVHVICDDSALEGLEHEHGFSAVTNTILFDTGKTDVFLKNLKKMHMEVPKNVVISHGHYDHIGGLAFLSNKRIWIRKEALFPKYSGNKYAGYPHDWNDVATKNEVIFVEDRLLELEPGVFLIGPVNLRNDVSFGEFYVEKSGTKQKDLFEDEQTLILTTEEGLVVITGCSHRGIDNIVLDISEIFNKSIQLLIGGFHLLNASEKRIEKIVKVFNDLRIKGIAPCHCTGNRAIEIFKEKFSGTVLTCKAGVKLRV, encoded by the coding sequence GTGCTCGTGCACGTTATATGTGACGACTCCGCTTTAGAAGGATTAGAACACGAACATGGTTTTTCAGCGGTTACGAACACAATACTCTTCGACACGGGAAAAACTGACGTTTTTTTAAAAAACTTAAAGAAAATGCACATGGAAGTTCCAAAAAATGTTGTGATCAGTCACGGACACTACGATCACATTGGTGGTCTTGCTTTTCTTTCCAACAAGAGAATCTGGATTCGAAAAGAAGCCCTCTTTCCAAAGTATTCTGGAAATAAGTATGCTGGATACCCTCACGATTGGAACGATGTTGCTACAAAAAACGAAGTCATTTTCGTTGAAGACAGGTTACTTGAGCTCGAACCCGGTGTCTTTTTGATCGGACCGGTGAACTTGAGAAATGATGTTTCTTTTGGGGAATTTTACGTAGAAAAAAGCGGCACGAAACAAAAAGATCTTTTTGAAGATGAACAAACGTTGATTTTAACCACAGAAGAAGGTCTAGTTGTTATAACTGGGTGTTCTCATCGTGGGATCGACAACATAGTACTGGATATCTCGGAGATTTTCAACAAAAGTATTCAGTTGCTAATAGGCGGTTTTCATCTTTTGAACGCTTCCGAAAAGAGAATAGAGAAAATCGTCAAGGTCTTCAACGATCTAAGAATAAAAGGTATCGCCCCTTGTCATTGTACCGGAAACAGAGCGATAGAGATTTTCAAAGAAAAATTCAGTGGAACGGTGTTAACATGCAAAGCAGGTGTTAAGTTGAGGGTTTGA